The Methanoculleus sp. SDB genome includes the window CTCCACGTCTTTACGGAGGATACGCTGCTTCAGCGCCCCGTCAATATCGAACTCGACCTCGTCGTGCTTGCGGCGGCTGTTCAGCCCGTTGCAGAAGAGGATACCATCAGGAAACTCTTCGGTGTCTCCAAGTCGCAGGACGGCTGGATGCTTGAGGCGCACCCGAAACTCAACCCCTGCGGAACAACGACCGCGGGTGTCTTCCTTGCCGGCGTCTGCCAGGGCCCGAAGGATATTCCCGACACGGTCGCCCAGGCGGAAGGTGCGGCATCGGCTGCAAGCATTCCGATTCACATCGGCAAAGTGGAGCTCGAGCCCTACTTCGCCCAGTGCATGGAGGAGAAGTGCGCAGGCTGCGGCATGTGCGTGAACCTCTGCCCGTACGGTGCGCTCGCCCTTGTCGAGAAGAACGGAAAGAAAGTCATGGAAGTCACCGAAGCAAAATGCAAGGGATGCGGCACCTGCGGCGGGTTCTGCCCCGGCGGCGCCATCCACATGCAGCACTTCACGACTCCCCAGATCGTCGCACAAATCGACGCATTCCTGCTCGGAGGTGAGCAGTAAATGGCAGAGGAATGGAAACCAAAAATCCTTGCAATCATCTGCAACTGGTGTTCGTACGCCGGTGCGGACCTTGCCGGCGGTGCCCGTATCCAGTACCCGCCCGATATCCGTGCCATCCGCGTGATGTGCACGGGCCGTATCGATCCCCTCTTCATCATGAAGGCGTTCCAGGACGGCGCTGACGGTGTGCTGATTTCCGGCTGCCACTTTGGTGACTGCCACTACCTTGAGGGCAACTTCAAGGCCGCAAAGCGGATGTTCCTCATCAAGAGCGTTCTCAAAAACATCGGCCTTGACGACAAGAGGATCCGGATGACGTTCGTCTCCGCGTCCGAGGGTGCAAAGTGGGCCGGAGTGGTCAACGACGTCGTCAAGACCGTCACGGAACTCGGTCCGAGCCCCCTCAAGGAGTTCGAAAAATAAGCTGGAGTTGAGATGGTGCCAAAAATCAAATTAAACCTGATCTCCGGTCGAACAATCCAGCAGGGAGTTTCGATGGAAGGCGGAAAGGAAAAACCCGCCTACAGAAACGCCTGCGGGATCATCGAGATTGATCCGGCGGACTTCAAAAAACTTGGTGCCTGGCGGAATACGAACGTGCGTGTAACCAGCACATTCGGCAGTGTGGTTGTGAAGGCAATCGAGGCGACCCAGGGGCCGCACCCCGGCCTCGGCTGGATCCCGATGGGGCCCTGGGCAAACCAGGTGGTCAATCCCGATACCTATTCCACCGGGATGCCCACCTTCAAGGGAACGCCCGTGGAAGTGGAAGCAGCATCCGACGAGGAAGTCCTCGACTCGATTACCCTGATCACCAGGGCAGTGCGGGGTGAATTATAATGGCAAAACTTGTTACCGATGTGGTCTGCCCGTTCTGCGGGACACTCTGCGATGATCTCGAAGTGAGTGTCACCGACGACGGGAAGAAGATCCTTGATGTCTACAATGCATGTGCCATCGGCGCCGAAAAGTTCCTCCACTCCCAGGCATCCGATCGCCTCACCAGGCCACGGATGCAGGATGCAGACGGCAACTGGAAGGAAGTCAGCTACGACGAGGCGGTCGAATATACCGCCAAAATCCTCGCTGACGCCAAAAAGCCCCTCATGTACGGGTGGAGTTCCACCAACTGCGAGGCGCAGGCTGTCGGCACCGAAGTTGGCGAAGTGTGCGGAGCCGTCATGGACAACACCGCAACGGTCTGCCACGGAACCACGCTTATCGCGGTTCAGGATGTCGGTATTCCGTCCTGTACGCTCGGAGAGGTCATCAACCGTGCCGATCGCATTGTGTTCTGGGGCTGCAACCCGGCCCATGCCCATCCGCGGCACATGTCACGGTATTCGATATTCCCCCGCGGGTTCTTCACCGGCAAAGGCCAGAAGAGCCGCAAGCTCGTTGTCATCGATCCGCGGTGCACCGACACCTCGAAGATGGCGGACTACCACCTCCAGATCGAGCAGGGGCGCGATTACGAACTCTTCGATGCGCTCCGCGTTGCCTTCAAGGGCGAAAAACTGCCCGACACCGTGGCAGGCATCCCCAGGAAGACGATCTACGAAGTAGCCGAGACGATGAAGTCCGGGAGGTTCGGGATCATCTTCTTCGGCATGGGCGTCACCCAGTCGCTCTCGAAGAACCACAACATTGACGCAGCGATCAGCGTGACAAGGGACCTCAACGACTACACGAAGTGGAGCATCATGCCGATGCGGGGCCACTATAATGTGACGGGCTCCGGCGAGGTCTGGGGCTGGCTTCATGGGTTCCCGTATGCGCTCGACCTCTCCCGCGGGTTCGCCCGGTACAATCCCGGCGATACCACGAGCAACGACCTGCTCCGTCGCGACGAAGTCGATGCCGTCTTCGTGCTCGGCAGCGATCCCGGCGCACACTTCCCGTTCAGTTCCGTGAAAAAGATCTGGGACCTGCCGTCCGTATGCATCGATCCGCACATCACCCCGACGAGTGCCGTCTGCAAACTGCACGTGCCCGTCGCCTTTGTGGGTGTTGAAACCGGCGGATGCGCTTACCGGATGGACAACGTGCCTATCGAGTGCCGCAAAGTGGTCGAACCGCCGGAAGGCATGCCGACCGACGAGGAGTTCCTCAAGAAAGTGCTCACACGCGTCAGGGAGTTAAAGGGGGCGTAAGAGAATGGCAGAATATCTTATCAGGAACGGATTCGTCTACGATCCCGTACTCGGCATCGACGGTGATAAGCAGGATGTCGCGGTAAAAGACGGGAAGATCGTCGAAACCACGGCACTTGCAAAACCCACCGAGATCAACGCAGCCGGCATGACCGTCATGGCGGCCGGTGTCGACGTTCACGCCCATGTCGCAGGCCCGAAGGTCTGCGTCGGCAGGAACTTCCGGCCCGAAGACAAACTCTTCACCTCGACGCCTCAGGCAGGCATCAAGCGGATGG containing:
- a CDS encoding formylmethanofuran dehydrogenase subunit B, with translation MAKLVTDVVCPFCGTLCDDLEVSVTDDGKKILDVYNACAIGAEKFLHSQASDRLTRPRMQDADGNWKEVSYDEAVEYTAKILADAKKPLMYGWSSTNCEAQAVGTEVGEVCGAVMDNTATVCHGTTLIAVQDVGIPSCTLGEVINRADRIVFWGCNPAHAHPRHMSRYSIFPRGFFTGKGQKSRKLVVIDPRCTDTSKMADYHLQIEQGRDYELFDALRVAFKGEKLPDTVAGIPRKTIYEVAETMKSGRFGIIFFGMGVTQSLSKNHNIDAAISVTRDLNDYTKWSIMPMRGHYNVTGSGEVWGWLHGFPYALDLSRGFARYNPGDTTSNDLLRRDEVDAVFVLGSDPGAHFPFSSVKKIWDLPSVCIDPHITPTSAVCKLHVPVAFVGVETGGCAYRMDNVPIECRKVVEPPEGMPTDEEFLKKVLTRVRELKGA
- a CDS encoding molybdopterin dinucleotide-binding protein — its product is MVPKIKLNLISGRTIQQGVSMEGGKEKPAYRNACGIIEIDPADFKKLGAWRNTNVRVTSTFGSVVVKAIEATQGPHPGLGWIPMGPWANQVVNPDTYSTGMPTFKGTPVEVEAASDEEVLDSITLITRAVRGEL
- a CDS encoding methyl-viologen-reducing hydrogenase subunit delta, which codes for MAEEWKPKILAIICNWCSYAGADLAGGARIQYPPDIRAIRVMCTGRIDPLFIMKAFQDGADGVLISGCHFGDCHYLEGNFKAAKRMFLIKSVLKNIGLDDKRIRMTFVSASEGAKWAGVVNDVVKTVTELGPSPLKEFEK